From the genome of Athalia rosae chromosome 3, iyAthRosa1.1, whole genome shotgun sequence:
tttcattctagGTCTATCAATATTGAATGGAGCACCAGCTCAGCAGAATATAGATcctgaattattgaaattatgtGATATATTCTGTGTCAATGAAACAGAGGTAACTGGGGCTTTACAAATTACAATTTGGTTGGTGTCAAGTTTTCacaaatatttatcgaaaaatcaattcaaactGTTCGTATTATTACAGACAGAGATATTGACTGGAATTGTGGTAACAAAATTATGTGGGGCCCAAGATGCAGTGAACGAACTTTTATCTCGAGGATGCAATGCAGTTATTTTAACTCTTGGGGCTCATGGAGCAGTTTATgcatcgaaagaaaataaaaatatcattcatGTTCTAGCTGAACAAGTCAAAGCTATTGATACTACCGTAAGTGCATTATATTACATGTTGGTATGATAAGTTTGAAATTTAGCGATAACTTCTGTACggttgtataaaaatttaacaCCCAATCTTTCAGGGTGCTGGTGATGCCTTTCTAGGAGCTTTCGCCTATTTTGCCGCATACCACCCTGACTTGCCGATTGAAGAGAAGCTGAAGCGAGCATGTTATATTGCGTCTCAAACTGTTCTTAGAATTGGTACCCAATCAAACTTCCCATACCAGAAAGAGCTCCcagcaaaattttttgttgattaAAATACCTCATATTTAATATCGCTTAttatgttatacgtatgtaatctCTAAAGTAATACACCTGTCATTCATGTGTTCATGATACattatgatatacatatgtgaaatgaataatgacTTACGCGTTTATTCCCATCTCTCAGCAGCACGGTTGACAAGCGACCAATTCTGTTAGGAGGATCCAACTTTTTCCGATTTTAGAgtcgaaaattaaattacacacattttttaaattatgcgCCACAATGGCAAAACTGACCGAAGCGACAGCCAGCAACTGCAGTACTGCAGGACAGTCACAGAAAAGGGGTAGAGTAGTCAAGAGTGGCCGAGACGTGATCGAGATCTGTCCTCTGTGGTCGAAAAGTTTAACATTACTATGTTGTGATCACCGGTTGTGATCAAAAGCTCACGGAGTCAGGTTCGGCtgttgtttgaattttgagGTTGTGATTTTTTTGACAGATCGAGTGAGCGCGCATATTAGCATTGAATGATTTCGTCTGGGTAAACAACAACAGCGAAGGATATGAATTAATTGTGCTTAATCAATGGCTAATATGTCTGATGGTGACTACGACTTCCACAGATCAAGCGGttgcgatgaatttttagtTCAGTATCATGCAATTtctaataaattgaaaaagtaagaTTTGTCAGGATTGTGCATCGTTAGTAATTGTCTTGTAAACACATTTCAGTACTGTGCAATGATTTTTAccgaaattaataatttgcaGACGATTCTTGAGAAAGCCAAATGTATCTGAAGCCTGTGATCAGTTTGGTAAGTCCCTGTTATGATTACACATACAATATACAACTGATCTACTACTTTTTGGCCATCAAGGATGCGGATTCTGAACTGAATTTGTAATGACACTCATTTAGGTATATTAGCAACTCAGTGTGAGCAAAAAGAACTATGGCAATATGCTGGGTTATGCTGGCTAGCAGCAGCCCGATGTCAGGGAACGTTGGGTAATGCAACTGCAGAAGCAAGTTTACTGGCAAGGGCTGGGAGGCAATTTCTCacagcagagaaaaaaaattgtgtcatTGGATGTCCATCACCAGGTCAAGAAAATATCCAGGTAATGTACTTTTCCCTTTATAGTTTATCCGCTGACATAAATAGTAGCTAATTATCAATACTATAGGCTGCTGTGAGCTGTTTTGGCCATTCTTTGGCCCGCACTCAAAATCAACCTGAATCTAGTGTAGGGGCTGCTGGTTTGGCACTGGAATTAGCAAACGCTTTAGGTTCAAGTCCTGCAGGTTCTCAACAACTTCGAAGAGCTCTTAGCATACACACTACTCCAGAATCGCTTGGTATGCTGGCATCTTCTTATGTAAAGCAAGGTTTGTGGTTCAAGTTCAATTCTGacattttttggcattttcaaatttttctgttacagtttaaaaaaaaaacatttttgttcAGGTGATTACGTAATGGCTTTAAATGTACTCACTGAACTAGTGGAACTCGTTGAAGCTAATGTTGGAACAGGGAATACTCCAACTGGGAATAACTGTGATATATTACACAGGTCTGCATATCAGTTAATGCTCACCATTTACTGTGTTTGGCTTCTCATTTACTCATTAAAACGATTTGACAATCAGATGCGAAGTCAGCAGGGTTCTATTGCTTCTCATACTCCAGCCTACACCGCAAAGACTAGCCCCTGGATTGGCGCAAGTGTTGGAGAAGTATGCTTGGATTGAAGAAAGTAATAATGCAGGTATCATTCTCATGAATTATCGTATTATTGCGAGTACTTCCATAGCAAGGAAGATGTTAGAATTatcgaattaatttatttttattatatttattttttcttcattatatttttatcaggtCCTGGGATGGGAGAGGACGAAATGCTGCTCTTCCAGTCCTTAGTATTAGCCTGTCAGTCCCAACATTATCAAGCATTACTAGAACTTGAGGGCGAGTTGTGGTCATACTTAGATGCTGAACAAAAAGAACTGCTGCGTAAGCTAGCGCAAATATTAACAACCCGATAATTTCTAAGGTGAGCTAATAAAATCTATCACacaaatttcacgaatacTGTACATATTACCTCTCCAATTTTATCGTACTTTTTAATAATATCTTGGCATCATCAATTTTTGGAGTTGATTAGTCCTAGGCTTAGAGGTTTAAAATTGTTACTAATGTTTGTTACAACGCCACCAACGTTGTCTCGGCTTGTACGTTGGAGAGAAAGGTAAATAGGAGGTCCATGTCCATCTAAAAGAATTATCCAGATTACAAGTTGTTAAAATTCAgctttgtggttttttttaccttcggaTAGCGTTCATGCCGATAGGGAAGTCAAAGGTATTTGGAATGTACTGTGATCGCCCAGTTTCGTCGTCTTCCGGTGTTTCATCTACTAGAGACATTTCTTTTGCCCACGCATCTAATCCTCTTTCTTCAACAGTACCTAAATTGTGGGGGACAAATAACATAGATTTCAAAGTATAGCTTCTACGGCTATAGGTACTAACCTGGCACAAGGTTGTCCAAAAGGCACCCTATGGCACCGCCAACTAGAATTGTGGTACTTAGTAATACGGTGATTACACTGTCCACAATATCATTGCCCGTTTGTATTGCATCTGAATGAGTTATCATCCACTTGGAAAGTACCTGTCAATACATGACAACTAAAAATTACACTCCTGTTTCATTTCTAGTCTCTTTGTGCATGCTTGTTCTTATGTCCTAGTATCTACTTTTATACTTACTaatgggaaaaataaagagaaccCTAAGATGTATAAATTTCTTGCTGAATTGAGATCAACGTATTGAAGAGCTGAAAGTCCtgcaaaaaaagagatgatttCATCTAAAGCAACACCCAAAGAATTTGAGGAACCAGTAACAttggttttcaaaaatattcaataacaAAATTAAGTATAATTATCAACTCACCAAACGCAGCTATCATTCCAAACATAACACAGAAAATTCCTCCAACAACTGGTTCAGGAATTATGATGAATACGGCACCAAATTTGTTGACAACACCTTGTATAATCATAATAGCTGCAGCCCATTGTATCACTCTTCGACTTCCTACTTTAGTCACGCCTGGaagatgaatataaaaaatctacAACACCGCAATTAGGAAAATGTACATGCTAagtattcgtgaaattttttattactgcAGAGACAGACACTCGAATCTCACCTATAGCGCCGACATTTTCCCCGAATGTATTGGTGCCGTTTCCACTGCCCCAGAGGCCAGCTAACATTGTACCCAAACCTTCTGTACCAATACCTCGATTTATTGCATGAACGGGTGGAGGTGGCGCGCCTGAAAAAGAATAGCATAATTGATACAATTTCATATACCAATGCTTAGTTATTTGTAAAATTGTGCGCGTTACTAATTAATGATTTGGAAGATATAACTAATTTATCAAGAATATTCTGCAGCATGTTCATGAATTGATTATAGTTTTGTTAATAAATTATGATACCAGAATTTAGAGAAATTGACATTTCAATAATATCCTGTCAAGTATCCATCACCATAGGTATCTTCCATAAAAAAACTATGTTTTGGAGGCAAAGCGAAAATGGAACTCACCACACATCTTAGAAGTTGTTGGATAGTAACTGATGGATTCAACAGTACAAGCTATGACTCCTGCCAGCATTCCTAGAACACCAGCAAGGCTGACACTAGGAATCCCCCACTGTCCAGGGTATGGTATCCTGAACCAGGGTGAATCGctcagaatttttattttgacatCTGTCCTTGCTGGATGCCCGACAGGAAAAGAATCAGTGATGGTTAAAATTCCACATATGGCCCACATTATGGCTATAGTCAGCAAGACCTGTAGAGAAATATAAAACTCATCAAATATCTCCAATAGTTGGGAAAAGTTGGAAACGTTTTTAATAAATGTTCCTTACCGGAAACAGTTTGAATAGAGAGCACCAAACGACCTGAAAACCGCTACTTTTCCTCCAAGCCAATATTGGTACTTTcacatttataaaaatttgggAATATACAGTGAGCATCAAGATTgttctgaaataaaatagaaccaTAGTCATATTTGTTCTTCCTCAATTGCACTGCCAGTTTGATTATTTGGGCTTAAAGAGGAGTGTGAGTATCCAGATAATTACCCAGCAGCAATTCCCCAATGCTTTGAGGCAGCCTCTGCAGCGTTTTCAAACAATGATAATCCGACAAGAGATACAGTAGGGACTATTGTGAGAGGTGACACGTATTTGAGCATGGACCCAATGATTCctaacattaaaaaaaatgtgaaaaagagGCGATCTGTTGCAAATCTAGCCAGCTATTTTTGACAGCTCTGAATTGCAAAGTATAGTTGATATTATAGAGTACTTTTTCagtaggaaagaaaaatctttaCCTCCATACCCaacaataatttgaaatagagCAGAAACTGCAATTGCTCCTGATAGTTCCCTCATTCTCACTTGCCAGAGTTCAGTTCTGTCATCAGTTGACATGCTGTCCAGTATTTCTGGAGCTGGACATTTCCACTGTGGCAAATTTAATATTGCCAGAGTTGGAACAAGGAATGATATGGTCCCACCTTGTACAATTGGTAGCCTATGGAAATGTGTATgtaaaaattacattcaaCGAACACTTATTTTTTAGATGCTAGATTACCTGCATCCAAAAGTTGTTTGCAACATTGTTACAAGTCCTGTAACAAATATCATAGTGGAAATAATGTGTCCCCTGGCTGGATCATCTTCAGTCATGCAGAGTGCTGGCGTTAAAATAAATGGTATGGAAACGATCGCCCCTATCATTGTTAAATAATGCTGCagagataaataaatcaaaaaatgttaaataggagagaaacggaaatattattattacaccaaCAGTGCATACTTGAAACAATATTTCAACGGCCTCCGTGGCGCAATTGGCTAGCGCGTTCGGCTGTTAACCGAAAGGTTGGTGGTTCGAGCCCACCCGGGGGCggtatttttttaaactttgcaTTGGAGCTTTTGGTACAATCAAAAAATGTAGATATGCTTTACCTGCAAGGCCATCAAAATGCACAAATACCACGGGGGAACATCATCGATTCCATACGTGATATCAGTTTTTTTGTCGGTGGAATTCTCTTTCACACTTGCTGCAGCGGCTTCTTGCTGTGTGCGCTACATGCAAGAACGATAATATACAATCAATTTAGATATGTTCAACGCTTAAAGACACATGGCATTGCAATTTGAATGACTTGGTAATCATGAAACGGTTGCTTATCATTAGAACTTTACAATAGTTCTTGTGACTAGACATTGTTACGAACTATGGATATTACATACATGAATTAGTTCATGTATGGTAATTCTCAGAACGATTAAGTGAACTAGTTACCGAGACTAATATATTCACTTGATCATGGATGAAATGCTAATTTGTGTGGTTGCATATCCTGATGTGCGTCATACTATTCCATTTTCTgataatatttaaattattttttgttttaaggACAAATCAATAGAACACCGTCATTGGAATCGAGTTGAAGATAATAGTAAGTTAATGAGTGAAATTGTAATTATTCACTTACCGTCTCCTGAATTTCAGTCATATCCATCTGCATGATAAAATAGACTAACTTCTAAGCTATAAATTTCTTGCTTTCCAAAATATATGTACCCGTTTATAAAGGTGATCCTGTGACAACACTTCACTTCTAAACTTTCCGTTCAAATTCTGTTGAACTGATATAAGTGCGgtttatttatgttttcaaGTTATGAAGACGCTAATTATGATGGTTCAAGTGTTAACTGCTCAATACAAGTGGTGCTGGACGACTTAGCAGCTAGCGAGTAAGctaaaagtttgaaattctcGTCAATTGAAAGAAGTTATAAGCAGAGAGACGCAACGTCATCACCGAAGGCAATGAATTCcttctaattgtaagctaaACCGACGAGCTCGTCcgtcttgttttctttttccatcgatattACTGATTAGCATCAATTACAAATCCTTTTTACCTCATTCGAACATTGATTTTGTTATACTGTTATTAAGTGTCGCGCGACTTCGTCAAAATAGATTCCAAGGCTGTCACATCTCTAGAGGTCAAAGCTTTCCATACCGGCAGCGACTCTATAACGTGGATGTGGTAAAATGTGTGATCTTTTTTGAGTATGATGAAAGCTTGCCAAGATAAATAAGTTTGGTGAAATTATAGACGTTcgatacgatgaaaaataattcttgttCATGCAGTTGGAAGATCAGAACAtgggtatataattttttctaatgttgaaagaagaaaaataataaacagaATTCCGTCGTCGCGAAGTACGGGTATTAAACAGTGACTTACTAGCTACAACATTTAAATACGTTGTGGCTATATGTGATGTTGGAATGCAAGTAGATATCACATAATATAGAAGTATTACATTTTACGGTAAAATATCTTATGAC
Proteins encoded in this window:
- the LOC105693926 gene encoding 40-kDa huntingtin-associated protein-like isoform X1 — encoded protein: MANMSDGDYDFHRSSGCDEFLVQYHAISNKLKKRFLRKPNVSEACDQFGILATQCEQKELWQYAGLCWLAAARCQGTLGNATAEASLLARAGRQFLTAEKKNCVIGCPSPGQENIQAAVSCFGHSLARTQNQPESSVGAAGLALELANALGSSPAGSQQLRRALSIHTTPESLGMLASSYVKQGDYVMALNVLTELVELVEANVGTGNTPTGNNCDILHRCEVSRVLLLLILQPTPQRLAPGLAQVLEKYAWIEESNNAGPGMGEDEMLLFQSLVLACQSQHYQALLELEGELWSYLDAEQKELLRKLAQILTTR
- the LOC105693926 gene encoding 40-kDa huntingtin-associated protein-like isoform X2, whose amino-acid sequence is MANMSDGDYDFHRSSGCDEFLVQYHAISNKLKKRFLRKPNVSEACDQFGILATQCEQKELWQYAGLCWLAAARCQGTLGNATAEASLLARAGRQFLTAEKKNCVIGCPSPGQENIQAAVSCFGHSLARTQNQPESSVGAAGLALELANALGSSPAGSQQLRRALSIHTTPESLGMLASSYVKQGDYVMALNVLTELVELVEANVGTGNTPTGNNCDILHRCEVSRVLLLLILQPTPQRLAPGLAQVLEKYAWIEESNNVLGWERTKCCSSSP
- the LOC105693925 gene encoding solute carrier family 23 member 2, which codes for MQMDMTEIQETRTQQEAAAASVKENSTDKKTDITYGIDDVPPWYLCILMALQHYLTMIGAIVSIPFILTPALCMTEDDPARGHIISTMIFVTGLVTMLQTTFGCRLPIVQGGTISFLVPTLAILNLPQWKCPAPEILDSMSTDDRTELWQVRMRELSGAIAVSALFQIIVGYGGIIGSMLKYVSPLTIVPTVSLVGLSLFENAAEAASKHWGIAAGTILMLTVYSQIFINVKVPILAWRKSSGFQVVWCSLFKLFPVLLTIAIMWAICGILTITDSFPVGHPARTDVKIKILSDSPWFRIPYPGQWGIPSVSLAGVLGMLAGVIACTVESISYYPTTSKMCGAPPPPVHAINRGIGTEGLGTMLAGLWGSGNGTNTFGENVGAIGVTKVGSRRVIQWAAAIMIIQGVVNKFGAVFIIIPEPVVGGIFCVMFGMIAAFGLSALQYVDLNSARNLYILGFSLFFPLVLSKWMITHSDAIQTGNDIVDSVITVLLSTTILVGGAIGCLLDNLVPGTVEERGLDAWAKEMSLVDETPEDDETGRSQYIPNTFDFPIGMNAIRRWTWTSYLPFSPTYKPRQRWWRCNKH